GTGATTGTTATCGTAGATTGCGAAGAAAAGGATATAGATTTAGTAGAAGCGATCCTGTGGGATCATTTTGCATTAGGAGTAGCTAAAGTGAGTGAAGACTAATTAGACAAAAGAAACCACCGGGCTAGTAGCCACGGTAGCCTTTTCATTTCCATGTATAGGGTGTTTCTTGATAAACGTAGTAATTAAGCCAGTTCGAGAAAATCAAATAGGCTTGTGAACGCCAGCGGTTTAAAGGAGATTTATCTGGGTTATTTTCCGGGAAATATCCAGTAGGCATATGAATGTCTAATCCTTTATTCTTATCACGAAGGTATTCATCAGCAAGTGTGATTGCATCATATTCAATATGGCCAGTGATCATAATATGTTTCTCATCTTTTGAAACAATTAAGAAAGGCCCTGCATCATTTGATGAATCTAATGCGATTAACTCTGGATGATTATCAATTTTAGCTAAATCAATATCTGTATTTCTCGAGTGTGGAGCTAAAAACTCATCATTAATACCGCGAACTAGTTTAGAAGTAGGAACGACTAATTCATGGTTAAAAATCCCACTTAGTTTATTTGGACGTCTTTCCTTCTTAATCCCATAATGATGATAAAGCGCTGCTTGTGCACCCCAACAGATATGTAAAACAGAAGTCACATTCTTTTTAGACCATTCCATAATCTCGGTTAACTCTCCCCAATAGCGAACCTGTTCAAATTCCAAATGTTCAATTGGAGCACCAGTGATAATTAAACCATCATAACGATTAGCTTTAACATCAGTAAACGTCTTGTAAAACTGTTTTAAATGTGATTTATGCACATTTTTTGATTCGTAGCTTGCGGTATGAATAAAATCAACGCGTACTTGTAGTGGTGTATTACTCAGTAAACGTAATAATTGTGTTTCTGTTTTTTCTTTTTCTGGCATTAGATTTAAAATGAGGATGTTCATCGGTCGTATATCTTGTGTTGTTGCCCGTTCAGCATCCATTAAAAAGATATTCTCTTTTTCTAATATCTGTCTTGCTGGTAATTGTTTAGGTACATTAATCGGCATATCTCTTTTACCCCCCTGCATGGTACTTCCATTATTATAGCGAGGTTAACATAGATGAGCAACTGGTATCGACTAAAAACTAATAATTTAAAAAGCTATCTGCTTTACAAGTAGCAGATAGCCTCTTACGTTCATGTTATTTTAAATTTGCTGGTAAGGATAGGATGGATTCAATTAATGTATTCAATTTCCCTTCAATGCGATGTAATAAGTAGAACGTAACCGCAATAGGAAAGCCAACATCTGTTAGAATGGATACCCATGTTTCCTGCATAAAAGTTAACTCCTTTCTTTAGTTTAACTAGTTATTGAAAAAGGGAGCAATACTCTGCTCCCCATTTGTTATGCCTACTTTATTTTATAATGTAATTTCTTCTACATTACGTTCCACAATACGTGCACTTTTTTTACTTGTTAGTTCACCACCAGATGAGTAAAAAGCTTGTTGGGCAATTATACTATCCATTGCTGCATTGATTGCAATAGGATCTGCAGGTTCAATTGGATTATCTAGTGTAACGGTTACTATTTTATCTTGTTCGTTACCGAATTTTAATTCAAGTGTCTTCATGGTTTGACCTCCTTTCTTTTAATCACTTAGTACTACTCAACAGTAATAAGTTCTGTGTCATTACGTTTGACCATTTGTAATGTTAATGTTTGTAAAGGTACTAGTACTTGCGCAATGGTCAATAATTGGTCTGCTGTTGCGACTGTTTTGATGTTATTAAATGTCTTCGTTTTAATTACAATGTTTCCATCATCATCAAAACCATCTTCAAACAATAGTTGTAACCTAGAATCAATTTTTTCTGATACGGCCATCTGTCTCACCTCCTGTCATTGCTATAATCGAAATCATGCAAATAAAAGTGTGTTTAATGGAGGAGATTGTCTTATAGAGAAGCTTTTCACAAAAACAAAAGCAAGCCACTATAGGCTTGCTCGCTTTTTACTTATGGTTTTCGTTTTGGCATCCATTTTCTATCTTGATTAGATGTTTCGGGGAAAGATTGTCCAGCTTCTAGTCTTACTGATTTTGGATCTGCTACCATGCTACCTGTTTCACCAATTTCAACGTAAATGCCATTATTCGGTGCTTTCTGACCAGGATTGAATTGATGGTTTTGTCCCATGTGAACACCTCCTTTTTATTAGGCTTCCCTGAAATAGAAAGAAATAATGCGGAATTTTATTGACCTGAAACGCGTTTCATAAAGTAAGCTAAATTATGTTAAAATATTCGTATTCGAGTAAAAAAGGTGATTGAAATGACGAATATTAGAGATATTGCTAAAATGGCTAAGGTTTCTGTTACAACTGTTTCGCGAGTCTTGAATCAACATCCTTATGTAAGTGCGCAAAAACGGGAAGCTGTTTTGGACGCTGTTAAAGCGAGCAATTATCGTAAGAATATTAATGCGGTTCATTTGAGTAAAGGGAAGACTTTCTTAATTGGTGTTGTATTACCTTATACAGATCATCCTTATTTTGGCATGTTGTTAAAAGGCATTGCGAATCAAGCTTTAGAGGCCAATTATAAGTTAGTATTGATTCAAACAAGTTATCAAAAAAGTAAGGAAAAAGAAGCATTAATTATGTTAGAACAAAAACAAATTGATGGATTAATTATTTGTTCCAGAATTAGTGAATGGGATACAATCAAGCGATATCTCGTATACGGACCAATTATATTAGCAGAAAATGCTAGTGAGAAACAAATTTCCGCTACCTATATTGATCATTACCAGTCTTTTTATGAAGCAATTGACTACTTGTTTGTCAATGGGCATCGCCAAATAGGTTATTGTATCAACCGTAAAACAGGAGTTAGCAGTGAACAACGTGAAAAAGCTTATCAAACATTTTTAAAAAGCAATGCCTTACCTTATAACAATACCTATATTTTTGAAGGTTGCTTGAACTTTGAAGATGGCGAGAAAGTTGTCCAACAATGGAAACAAATGAAGGATCCACCTTCCGCTTTAGTTGTAACAAATGATCAAGTTGCTGCTGGAATTATAATATGTTGTCAAAACGAGGGGATAATAGTGCCAAAGGATTTAGCCATTGTTGGATTTGATAATCAACCAATAGCAAAGTACCTCGGGATAACAACAATGGAAATTCCATTAGTTGATATGGGTAAGCAATTATTTTTGCAAGCAATTGACACCGCGTCGATATCACAACACAAGGTTTCAGTCCATTTAATTGAAAGAAGTACAGTCTAGTAGGAACAAGCTAATACATAGTAAAAGTATAAAAGGAGAGCTAATATGACTGAAAAAAGTGTAATATTTTTTGATATAGATGGGACTTTATTAGATCATGATAAAAAGTTACCTGTCTCAGCAAAGGAAGCTGTATTCGAATTGAAAAAACAAGGACATATTGTAGCCATCGCAACAGGACGCGCTCCATTTATGTATGCTGATCTACGTGAAGAATTAGAAATTGATACATACGTTAGTTATAACGGACAATATGTTGTGGTCAACGGTGAGGTCGTTTATGGTCAACCATTAGACGTTCCTTCATTGGTTGAACTGACCGCAGTAGGCTTAACAAATGATCATCCAATTGTATATATGGATGAGGTGGATATGAAAGCCAATGTACCAACACATGAACATATTGTAGAAAGTATTGCTTCATTAAAAATTGACTATTTACCGTCACATGATCCAGATTATTATAAAGAACGTAACATTTATCAATCATTATTCTTTTGTACAGAAGGAGAAGAGGAACAGTACCGCGCAAAATTTCCAGCATTCGATTTTGTAAGATGGCACCCAGTTGCAGTTGATGTTTTGCCAAAAGGTGGTTCAAAAGCAAACGGCATTAAACAGGCAATGAAAGCGATCGGTATTGCAAAAGAGAATCAATACGCATTTGGAGACGGACTGAATGATTTAGAAATGCTCGCTTCAATAACGAATAGTGTTGCAATGGGAAATGCTAAAGAGGAAGTGAAGGCAGTCTCTAAATATGTAACGAAAGATGTCGATCAAGATGGAATTGTGCATGGTTTGAAACTAGTAGGGTTAATAAAAAAATAAAAATAGTGCCAATCAATTTGGGTAATAGTCGCTTAGTAAAAAAATAGCATGCAGTTTGTGCATAAAAAAACAGCTATAATACACAATTATCCTTAAATCTAAAGACGAGACTGTATATTCTGAAAAGATAGTCTATTAATAAGTTTGTTACTTATGACACATTTGGTTAGACGTTTAGGCTCCTATTTGTTAGAATAACATAGAAGATGCTTTTTCGAACGACAGGGATGGAAGCATTTGATGGACAGAATGTTAAAGTGCTATTAAATGTATACATAGCGACTTATAGACAAATAATTACACTATTGCTGTGCATCAATTCACTACAAATAAGGGGTTGAATGTAAATGAGTAAACCAAAAATCGTCCTACTTGGCGCAGGTTATGCCGGTATGATGACAACAAAACGTCTCATGCAAAAATTGTCAATTGAAGATGCAGAGATTGTATTAGTTAATAAGCACAACTATCATTATCAAACAACGTGGTTACACGAAGTTGCGGCTGGAACTATTGATCCAAATCGCGCTCGTGTTATGATCTCTGACGTGATTAATCCAAATCGCGTAACAATCGTAGAAGATACGGTAGAGAAAATTATGCCAGATCAGAAGAAAGTTGCATTAAAAAACGGTGAGTTAGATTACGATTATCTTGTTGTAGGATTAGGATT
The nucleotide sequence above comes from Paraliobacillus zengyii. Encoded proteins:
- a CDS encoding Cof-type HAD-IIB family hydrolase, which codes for MTEKSVIFFDIDGTLLDHDKKLPVSAKEAVFELKKQGHIVAIATGRAPFMYADLREELEIDTYVSYNGQYVVVNGEVVYGQPLDVPSLVELTAVGLTNDHPIVYMDEVDMKANVPTHEHIVESIASLKIDYLPSHDPDYYKERNIYQSLFFCTEGEEEQYRAKFPAFDFVRWHPVAVDVLPKGGSKANGIKQAMKAIGIAKENQYAFGDGLNDLEMLASITNSVAMGNAKEEVKAVSKYVTKDVDQDGIVHGLKLVGLIKK
- a CDS encoding DUF1659 domain-containing protein, with translation MAVSEKIDSRLQLLFEDGFDDDGNIVIKTKTFNNIKTVATADQLLTIAQVLVPLQTLTLQMVKRNDTELITVE
- a CDS encoding LacI family DNA-binding transcriptional regulator, giving the protein MTNIRDIAKMAKVSVTTVSRVLNQHPYVSAQKREAVLDAVKASNYRKNINAVHLSKGKTFLIGVVLPYTDHPYFGMLLKGIANQALEANYKLVLIQTSYQKSKEKEALIMLEQKQIDGLIICSRISEWDTIKRYLVYGPIILAENASEKQISATYIDHYQSFYEAIDYLFVNGHRQIGYCINRKTGVSSEQREKAYQTFLKSNALPYNNTYIFEGCLNFEDGEKVVQQWKQMKDPPSALVVTNDQVAAGIIICCQNEGIIVPKDLAIVGFDNQPIAKYLGITTMEIPLVDMGKQLFLQAIDTASISQHKVSVHLIERSTV
- a CDS encoding YvrJ family protein, which encodes MQETWVSILTDVGFPIAVTFYLLHRIEGKLNTLIESILSLPANLK
- a CDS encoding YjzC family protein → MGQNHQFNPGQKAPNNGIYVEIGETGSMVADPKSVRLEAGQSFPETSNQDRKWMPKRKP
- a CDS encoding DUF2922 domain-containing protein, with protein sequence MKTLELKFGNEQDKIVTVTLDNPIEPADPIAINAAMDSIIAQQAFYSSGGELTSKKSARIVERNVEEITL
- the metA gene encoding homoserine O-acetyltransferase MetA; this translates as MPINVPKQLPARQILEKENIFLMDAERATTQDIRPMNILILNLMPEKEKTETQLLRLLSNTPLQVRVDFIHTASYESKNVHKSHLKQFYKTFTDVKANRYDGLIITGAPIEHLEFEQVRYWGELTEIMEWSKKNVTSVLHICWGAQAALYHHYGIKKERRPNKLSGIFNHELVVPTSKLVRGINDEFLAPHSRNTDIDLAKIDNHPELIALDSSNDAGPFLIVSKDEKHIMITGHIEYDAITLADEYLRDKNKGLDIHMPTGYFPENNPDKSPLNRWRSQAYLIFSNWLNYYVYQETPYTWK